The proteins below come from a single Verrucomicrobiota bacterium genomic window:
- a CDS encoding tetratricopeptide repeat protein: protein MNREQAPPPSRMIDFIAWVEVNKVRLLQAVLVALVAGFIVYTWSHMRQKAEREASEALIALGRSAEAGGKVDAEKFLAVSSTHSGTEAGLRALLLGAGALFSEKKFDLARARFEQFLAEVPIGPGAATAAYGVAASLEGANKLDEALQGYQRVVVSYSTEPEAAQAQLAMALLHEAKKQDDQALKIYDEIDRARRQSVWGMEAKMRRDLLLARNPQLAPASLIVPPAPGPKAAITNLPAFTNTVTTVVTNPPKSALPQSPAKGAGK from the coding sequence ATGAATCGGGAACAAGCGCCGCCGCCCTCACGCATGATCGACTTCATCGCGTGGGTGGAGGTGAACAAGGTGCGGCTCCTGCAGGCGGTGCTCGTCGCGCTCGTCGCGGGGTTCATCGTCTACACATGGTCGCACATGCGGCAGAAGGCGGAACGCGAGGCGAGCGAGGCGCTCATCGCGCTCGGCCGCTCGGCGGAGGCGGGCGGCAAGGTCGACGCTGAAAAATTCCTGGCGGTTTCGAGCACGCACTCCGGCACCGAGGCCGGCCTCCGGGCGCTCCTGCTCGGCGCGGGCGCGCTGTTTTCCGAGAAGAAGTTCGACCTCGCGCGCGCGCGGTTCGAGCAATTCCTGGCCGAGGTCCCCATCGGGCCGGGCGCGGCCACGGCGGCTTACGGCGTCGCCGCGTCACTGGAAGGCGCCAACAAACTGGACGAAGCCCTGCAAGGCTACCAGCGCGTCGTGGTGAGCTACTCGACCGAGCCCGAGGCCGCGCAAGCCCAGCTCGCCATGGCGCTGCTGCACGAGGCGAAGAAACAGGACGATCAGGCCCTCAAGATTTACGATGAAATTGATCGCGCCCGACGCCAATCCGTCTGGGGCATGGAAGCCAAGATGCGCCGCGACCTGCTGCTTGCTCGAAACCCGCAACTCGCGCCCGCAAGCCTCATCGTCCCGCCTGCTCCCGGCCCCAAAGCCGCCATCACCAATCTGCCCGCCTTCACAAACACCGTCACCACGGTCGTGACGAACCCGCCCAAGTCCGCATTGCCCCAGTCACCTGCCAAGGGCGCCGGCAAGTGA
- a CDS encoding UDP-glucose/GDP-mannose dehydrogenase family protein produces the protein MKLCIIGTGYVGLVTGTCFAEVGHTVTCVDNDANKVRTLQAGGIPIYEPGLEEMVKRNVAAGRLRFTVSIADGVQNSDVVFIAVPTPPQPDGSVDLSFIEKVAREIASAMTSYKIVVDKSTVPVKTGEKVAETIKRYCKSKVEFDVVSNPEFLREGFAVEDLMKPDRIVVGVASPRPVAAMRDVYTPFNAPIIITDINSAELIKHASNSFLALKISYINAVANICEASGANVEEVATGMGMDARIGRRFLNAGLGFGGSCFPKDLSAFIKIAEQLGYDFSLLREIQNINAAQMDRFVKKITDTLWVLKDKKLGVLGLAFKQNTDDVRMSPAIELCQRLLKNGAALRVFDPKAMDKAKDVLKPGANVTYVDDMNAVAEGCDALVVATEWPEFKQLDLDRARKGLSHPIMFDGRNLFDPAAMAAAGWVYKSVGR, from the coding sequence ATGAAGCTCTGCATCATCGGCACCGGATACGTCGGCCTCGTCACGGGCACCTGCTTCGCCGAGGTCGGACACACCGTCACGTGCGTGGACAACGACGCGAACAAAGTCAGGACGCTGCAAGCCGGGGGCATCCCGATTTACGAGCCCGGCCTTGAGGAGATGGTCAAGCGCAACGTCGCCGCCGGCCGCCTGCGCTTCACCGTCAGCATCGCGGATGGCGTGCAGAATTCCGACGTTGTCTTCATCGCCGTCCCGACGCCGCCGCAACCCGACGGCTCGGTGGACCTGAGCTTCATCGAGAAGGTTGCCCGCGAGATCGCCTCGGCGATGACCAGCTACAAGATCGTCGTGGACAAGTCCACCGTGCCCGTGAAAACCGGCGAGAAGGTCGCCGAGACCATCAAGCGCTACTGCAAGTCCAAGGTCGAATTCGACGTCGTCAGCAACCCCGAGTTCCTGCGCGAGGGCTTCGCCGTCGAGGACTTGATGAAGCCCGACCGCATCGTCGTCGGCGTCGCCAGCCCGAGGCCGGTGGCGGCGATGCGCGACGTTTACACCCCCTTCAACGCGCCGATCATCATCACCGACATCAACTCCGCCGAACTCATCAAGCACGCGAGCAACTCGTTCCTCGCCCTCAAGATTTCCTACATCAACGCCGTCGCGAACATCTGCGAAGCCAGCGGCGCGAACGTCGAGGAAGTCGCCACCGGCATGGGCATGGACGCGCGCATCGGCCGGCGCTTCCTCAACGCGGGACTCGGCTTCGGCGGCTCGTGCTTCCCGAAAGACCTCAGCGCCTTCATCAAGATCGCCGAACAACTTGGCTACGATTTCTCGCTCCTCCGCGAGATCCAGAACATCAACGCCGCGCAGATGGACCGCTTCGTCAAAAAGATCACCGACACGCTCTGGGTGCTGAAGGACAAGAAGCTCGGCGTGCTCGGACTCGCGTTCAAGCAGAACACCGACGACGTGCGCATGTCGCCCGCCATCGAGCTCTGCCAGCGGCTGCTCAAGAACGGCGCCGCGCTGCGCGTCTTCGACCCGAAGGCGATGGACAAGGCGAAGGACGTGCTCAAGCCCGGCGCGAACGTGACCTACGTGGACGACATGAACGCGGTGGCCGAGGGCTGCGACGCGCTCGTCGTCGCGACCGAGTGGCCGGAGTTCAAGCAGCTCGACCTCGACCGCGCGCGCAAGGGCCTCTCGCACCCCATCATGTTCGATGGTCGCAACCTCTTCGACCCCGCCGCGATGGCCGCAGCCGGGTGGGTTTACAAGAGCGTCGGCCGGTGA
- a CDS encoding sulfatase — translation MKPFLHAALAALSLSLSSQAATRPNLLFLAIDDQNDWIGCLGGHPQVKTPHMDRLARRGTLFTNAHCQAPLCNPSRSSLLTGLRPSSTGIYGLQPGIRQVEITKNHVTLPQTFTTAGWSTYTCGKIYHDGSIQPKDRAAEFNEWGPAPGIGRPAATIAKLPAAGRHPAMDWGVFPEKDEDGGDFKIATAAVEALQRAPKDKPFFVAAGFRLPHVPCFAPQKWFDLYPDATLTMPPVKPGDRDDTPLFSWYLHWTLPEPRLSLLERVNEWRPLVRAYLASISFMDAQVGRVLDALDASGRADDTIIVLWSDHGWHLGEKAITGKNTLWDRSTRVPLIFAGPGIAKNAKCGSPAELLDIFPTLLELCSLPARADLEGHSLVPQLKNAGAPREWPAITTHNQGNHGIRTAQWRYIRYADGSEELYDMKKDPNEWTNLAAEAKFADTKRDLAKWLPKKDLPPAPGSKARVLTYDAKTKEAVWEDKKIVPSELEK, via the coding sequence ATGAAGCCATTCCTCCACGCCGCGCTCGCCGCGCTGTCGCTGTCCCTCAGTTCTCAGGCGGCCACGCGGCCCAACCTTCTCTTCCTCGCCATCGACGACCAGAACGACTGGATCGGCTGCCTCGGCGGGCATCCGCAAGTGAAGACACCGCACATGGATCGTCTCGCGCGGCGCGGCACCCTGTTCACCAACGCCCACTGCCAGGCGCCGCTCTGCAATCCATCGCGATCGAGTTTGCTCACCGGCTTGCGCCCGTCATCCACGGGCATCTATGGATTGCAACCCGGCATCCGGCAGGTCGAGATCACGAAGAATCACGTGACGCTGCCGCAGACGTTCACGACCGCCGGTTGGTCCACTTACACGTGCGGCAAGATTTACCACGACGGCTCGATCCAGCCCAAGGATCGCGCGGCGGAGTTCAACGAATGGGGTCCGGCGCCGGGCATCGGGCGGCCTGCGGCGACGATCGCGAAGCTGCCTGCGGCAGGCCGTCACCCCGCGATGGACTGGGGCGTGTTTCCGGAGAAGGACGAGGACGGCGGCGACTTCAAGATCGCGACCGCGGCCGTCGAGGCGCTTCAACGCGCGCCGAAGGACAAGCCGTTCTTCGTCGCCGCGGGTTTCCGGCTGCCGCACGTGCCGTGCTTCGCGCCGCAGAAGTGGTTCGACTTGTATCCCGACGCCACGCTCACGATGCCGCCCGTCAAGCCCGGCGACCGCGACGACACGCCGCTATTCTCGTGGTATCTGCACTGGACACTGCCCGAACCGCGTCTCTCGCTGCTCGAGCGGGTCAACGAATGGCGCCCGCTTGTCCGCGCGTATCTCGCGAGCATCAGCTTCATGGATGCGCAAGTAGGCCGCGTGCTCGATGCGCTCGACGCGAGCGGCCGCGCCGACGACACGATCATCGTCCTGTGGAGCGACCACGGCTGGCATCTCGGCGAAAAGGCCATCACGGGCAAGAACACGTTGTGGGACCGCTCGACGCGCGTGCCGCTCATCTTCGCAGGGCCGGGCATTGCGAAGAACGCGAAGTGCGGCAGTCCCGCCGAGTTGCTCGACATCTTCCCGACGCTGCTCGAACTCTGCTCGCTCCCCGCGCGCGCCGATCTCGAGGGCCACAGCCTCGTGCCGCAATTGAAGAACGCCGGCGCGCCGCGCGAGTGGCCCGCCATCACCACGCACAACCAGGGCAACCACGGCATCCGCACCGCGCAATGGCGCTACATCCGCTACGCCGACGGCTCCGAGGAACTCTACGACATGAAGAAGGACCCGAATGAGTGGACGAACCTCGCCGCCGAAGCGAAGTTCGCGGACACCAAACGCGACCTCGCGAAGTGGCTGCCGAAGAAGGACCTCCCGCCCGCGCCCGGCAGCAAAGCCCGCGTCCTCACATACGACGCGAAGACGAAGGAAGCCGTGTGGGAGGACAAGAAGATCGTGCCCTCGGAGTTGGAGAAGTAG
- the larA gene encoding nickel-dependent lactate racemase, with amino-acid sequence MNVQLAYGRSHITVELPADRTTVIEPSHYPGLPDEKSAVLAAVGQPIGARPLRDWLKPGASICINFTDITRATPNDRIIPWILEYLHAAGVSRDQITLLNQTGTHRANTRAELEKILTPGIVAGYRVLNHDCEHDADLVAFGTTSDGTPALINRHCAHADVRIITGFIEPHFFAGFSGGPKGIVPGVGGLRTIMSNHGYRNLLSQNSTFGVTVGNPLWEELFTIATRVGPSFLLNVTLNERRAITNVFAGDLREAHRVGCEFVRKSAMQRVKSPFDVVVTTNSGYPLDLNLYQGVKGMSAAARIVREGGLIILACECREGVPAGSPLDKLLRSAGSTEEILAMLATPGFVRPEQWQAQIQALIQRKARVLVHSSLPEEIIRGAHLGPCADITAAVHAELERRGPGSRVAVLPQGPLTIPYLA; translated from the coding sequence ATGAACGTCCAACTTGCCTACGGCCGCAGCCACATCACGGTCGAGCTTCCCGCCGACCGCACCACGGTGATCGAGCCGTCGCATTACCCGGGATTGCCCGATGAGAAGTCGGCCGTCCTCGCCGCGGTCGGGCAACCCATCGGCGCGCGGCCCTTGCGGGACTGGCTCAAGCCCGGCGCGAGCATCTGCATCAACTTCACCGACATCACCCGCGCGACTCCCAACGACCGCATCATCCCGTGGATTCTGGAATACCTTCACGCCGCGGGCGTCTCGCGCGACCAGATCACGCTCCTCAACCAGACCGGCACGCACCGCGCCAACACGCGCGCCGAGTTGGAGAAGATCCTCACGCCCGGGATCGTCGCGGGCTATCGCGTGCTCAACCACGACTGCGAGCACGACGCAGATCTCGTGGCGTTTGGCACCACGAGCGACGGCACGCCCGCGCTCATCAACCGCCACTGCGCGCACGCCGACGTGCGGATCATCACGGGCTTCATCGAGCCGCACTTTTTTGCGGGCTTCAGCGGCGGGCCCAAGGGAATCGTGCCCGGCGTCGGCGGGTTGCGCACGATCATGAGCAACCACGGCTACCGGAACCTGCTCTCGCAGAACTCGACCTTCGGCGTGACCGTGGGCAATCCGCTCTGGGAGGAACTCTTCACCATCGCGACGCGCGTCGGGCCGAGCTTCCTGCTCAACGTCACCCTCAACGAGCGGCGCGCCATCACCAACGTCTTCGCCGGCGACCTTCGCGAGGCGCACCGCGTCGGGTGCGAGTTCGTGCGCAAGTCCGCCATGCAAAGGGTGAAGTCGCCGTTCGATGTCGTCGTGACCACGAACAGCGGCTACCCGCTCGACTTGAATCTCTACCAGGGCGTCAAGGGCATGAGCGCCGCCGCGCGCATCGTGCGGGAAGGCGGCCTCATCATCCTCGCCTGCGAGTGCCGCGAGGGCGTCCCGGCCGGCAGCCCGCTGGACAAATTACTGCGCAGCGCCGGCAGCACGGAGGAAATCCTCGCGATGCTGGCGACGCCGGGATTCGTGCGGCCCGAGCAGTGGCAGGCGCAAATCCAGGCGCTCATCCAGCGCAAGGCCCGCGTGCTCGTGCACAGTTCCCTGCCCGAGGAGATCATCCGCGGCGCGCACCTCGGGCCGTGCGCCGACATCACCGCCGCCGTGCACGCGGAACTCGAACGTCGCGGCCCCGGTTCGCGCGTCGCCGTGCTGCCGCAGGGGCCGTTGACGATTCCGTATCTGGCGTGA